A part of Anolis carolinensis isolate JA03-04 unplaced genomic scaffold, rAnoCar3.1.pri scaffold_10, whole genome shotgun sequence genomic DNA contains:
- the gpn2 gene encoding GPN-loop GTPase 2 produces MPGVGTSLKKVRKAAAWEEKEIGVMAVSQKQPALAFGQAVIGPPGSGKTTYCLGMQEFLSAIGRKVAVVNLDPANDGIPYPCAVDISELITLADVMENLNLGPNGGLIYCMEYLEANLDWLQEKLARLKGHYFLFDCPGQVELCTHHSSLRNIFAQLAKWNFRLAAVHLVDSHYCTDPGKFISVLCTSLSTMLHVELPHVNVLSKMDLIEQYGKLAFNLDYYTEVLDLSYLVDHLASDPFFKKYRRLNEKLVGVIEDYSLVSFVPLNVQDKESMRRVMQAVDKANGYSFGDMEHRNLETLMSAAVGADFHFPSTLAVQERYVQPDEKTVEEEVMDI; encoded by the exons GAAAAAGAGATTGGCGTCATGGCCGTGAGCCAGAAGCAGCCGGCATTAGCCTTTGGTCAGGCCGTCATCGGACCTCCCGGCTCCGGGAAAACCACCTACTGCCTCGGCATGCAGGAATTCCTGTCTGCAATCGGGCGCAAGGTTGCGGTGGTGAATCTGGATCCCGCCAACGACGGGATCCCTTACCCGTGTGCCGTGGACATCTCGGAACTGATTACCTTGGCGGACGTTATGGAGAACCTGAACCTGGGACCCAACGGAGGCTTGATTTATTGCATGGAGTACTTGGAAGCCAATTTGGACTGGCTGCAGGAGAAACTGGCCCGGCTTAAGGGCCACTACTTCTTATTTGACTGCCCGGGACAAGTGGAGCTCTGCACCCACCACAGTTCCTTGAGAAACATTTTTGCTCAGCTTGCAAAGTGGAACTTCAGG TTGGCTGCAGTTCACTTGGTGGATTCTCATTATTGCACGGACCCTGGCAAATTCATCTCTGTCCTCTGCACTTCCCTCTCCACCATGTTACACGTAGAGCTGCCTCATGTCAACGTCCTCTCCAAAATGGATCTGATCGAACAATATGGAAAACTGG CTTTCAATCTCGATTACTACACCGAGGTTCTCGATCTGTCTTACCTCGTGGATCACTTGGCTTCAGATCCTTTTTTCAAGAAGTACCGTCGTTTGAATGAGAAACTTGTGGGCGTGATTGAGGACTACAGCTTGGTCTCCTTCGTTCCTCTCAATGTCCAG GACAAGGAGAGCATGAGGCGTGTAATGCAGGCCGTGGACAAAGCCAATGGCTACTCTTTCGGGGACATGGAACACCGAAACCTTGAAACACTGATGTCTGCTGCAGTTGGAGCTGATTTCCACTTCCCATC CACTTTGGCGGTCCAGGAGCGGTACGTGCAGCCAGATGAGAAAACGGTGGAAGAAGAAGTGATGGACATATGA